From Bacteroidota bacterium, one genomic window encodes:
- a CDS encoding cyclic nucleotide-binding domain-containing protein, with product MAFISPQNLLDSLVNSPFFEDLPRNVVEALCKKLTIVEMGLNYEVINKGDEGDSMYIILSGKVKIHDQHLTLTELSAGAVFGEMALIDNSTRSMSVSTLTECQMGVLSREDFYDVMKNYPDIFKYLISTLSNRLRNQNEVLLNQYRKRENELTELVKARTEELEKRNNELSDALEELRHSQVMIIRQAKLASLGELISDIAHEIQNPLNFVTNFSELSMELIDELKHDKKFSSDDEALKDLSQISEKINHHGKRAEAILKSMLKHHRNERRHMEQGDVNSICEEAIKVAVYSIKTRLPDFKFELEKDLDKKIPLIELVKHDIFRLIVNLLDNSFYSTNEKAVLALENKENYTAKVKIESRLINDKVNLYVTDNGHGVDSSIREKIFQPFYTTKPAGEGTGLGLSLSFDIVTAHGGKIDFVSTPEKTVFHIELPASVVKSKKK from the coding sequence ATGGCATTCATTTCACCACAAAATCTGTTAGATTCATTGGTAAATTCTCCCTTTTTTGAGGATTTGCCCCGAAATGTCGTTGAAGCTCTCTGTAAGAAGCTGACGATCGTGGAAATGGGTTTGAACTATGAGGTGATCAATAAAGGGGATGAAGGTGATTCTATGTACATCATCCTTTCAGGAAAAGTAAAAATTCACGACCAGCATTTAACACTAACCGAACTCTCAGCCGGTGCTGTATTCGGTGAAATGGCATTGATCGATAACAGTACACGTTCAATGTCTGTTTCAACACTTACCGAATGTCAGATGGGTGTGTTAAGCAGAGAAGATTTTTATGATGTCATGAAAAATTATCCTGACATCTTCAAATATCTGATCTCAACATTGAGTAACCGTTTGCGGAATCAAAATGAAGTTTTGCTTAATCAATATCGTAAACGAGAAAATGAATTAACGGAATTAGTCAAAGCACGCACAGAAGAACTAGAGAAAAGAAACAACGAACTTTCTGATGCACTTGAAGAACTTCGTCATTCACAGGTGATGATCATCCGGCAAGCTAAACTGGCTTCGCTTGGTGAATTGATCTCAGATATTGCTCATGAAATTCAGAACCCTTTAAATTTCGTTACTAACTTTTCAGAGTTGTCGATGGAACTGATCGATGAATTAAAACACGATAAAAAGTTTTCATCAGACGATGAAGCACTGAAAGATCTTTCTCAGATCAGTGAAAAGATAAATCACCATGGAAAAAGGGCAGAGGCTATTCTTAAAAGCATGCTCAAACATCATCGTAATGAACGTCGCCACATGGAGCAAGGTGATGTCAATTCAATTTGCGAAGAAGCCATAAAGGTTGCTGTATATTCAATAAAAACCCGGCTTCCGGATTTTAAGTTTGAATTAGAAAAAGACCTTGATAAAAAAATCCCATTGATTGAATTAGTAAAGCACGATATATTCAGACTGATCGTTAACTTACTGGATAATTCTTTTTATTCAACAAATGAAAAAGCAGTACTTGCTTTGGAGAATAAAGAAAATTATACTGCAAAAGTCAAAATTGAATCCCGGTTGATCAATGATAAGGTGAATTTATATGTAACCGATAATGGGCACGGTGTGGATTCAAGTATCAGAGAAAAGATCTTCCAGCCTTTTTATACGACAAAACCTGCAGGCGAAGGAACCGGTCTGGGACTTTCATTAAGTTTTGATATCGTTACCGCACATGGCGGAAAAATTGACTTTGTGTCAACCCCTGAAAAAACAGTTTTTCATATTGAACTTCCTGCTTCAGTTGTAAAAAGCAAGAAAAAGTAA
- a CDS encoding DnaJ domain-containing protein, with the protein MDYKDYYKVLGVAKTASQDEIKKAFRKLAVKYHPDKNSGDKKAEEKFKEVNEANEVLGDPEKRKKYDDLGANWNSYQQGGGDGNFDWGKWSGQGQQRQSRGQGGDFFGGSGDFSDFFESIFGSKGGNGRGPGQTSNRKMNGQDQQAEMALTLEDAYNGATKQIVLNGQKINMNLKPGIYDGMVLRMKGKGSPGRNGGEAGDLHITFNLSKHPIYEVKGNDLHFEESLDLFTALLGGKSEIKIFNKTVKIPIPAGTDSGKIFRLNGLGMPFYNKPEVRGDAYVKMKVVVPKNLTEEEKQLVLKWSQIHKA; encoded by the coding sequence ATGGATTATAAAGATTATTATAAGGTATTAGGTGTTGCAAAGACTGCATCTCAGGATGAAATAAAAAAGGCATTCAGAAAACTCGCAGTGAAATATCATCCGGACAAAAATTCCGGTGATAAAAAGGCAGAAGAAAAGTTCAAAGAAGTAAATGAGGCCAATGAAGTTCTGGGTGACCCTGAGAAACGTAAGAAGTATGATGATCTGGGAGCAAACTGGAATTCATACCAACAAGGCGGTGGCGATGGAAATTTTGATTGGGGAAAATGGTCAGGTCAGGGACAACAAAGACAAAGCAGGGGACAAGGCGGTGATTTCTTTGGCGGGTCCGGTGATTTCTCAGATTTTTTTGAGTCGATTTTTGGGAGTAAAGGAGGTAATGGACGTGGTCCCGGGCAGACTTCAAACCGAAAGATGAATGGACAGGATCAACAAGCCGAAATGGCTTTAACCCTTGAAGATGCTTACAATGGTGCCACAAAACAGATCGTCCTGAATGGCCAAAAGATCAATATGAATCTGAAGCCGGGAATTTATGATGGAATGGTTCTTCGTATGAAAGGCAAAGGTTCACCCGGCAGAAATGGCGGTGAAGCCGGCGATCTGCATATAACATTTAACCTTAGTAAACATCCAATCTATGAAGTAAAAGGAAATGATCTCCACTTTGAAGAATCGCTTGATTTATTTACAGCATTACTCGGTGGTAAAAGTGAGATCAAAATTTTTAATAAAACTGTGAAAATTCCTATACCTGCGGGAACTGACAGCGGGAAGATCTTTCGCCTGAACGGACTGGGAATGCCTTTTTATAATAAGCCGGAAGTGCGGGGCGATGCATATGTAAAGATGAAAGTAGTAGTACCGAAAAATTTAACAGAAGAAGAAAAGCAATTAGTTTTAAAGTGGTCTCAAATACATAAAGCTTAA
- a CDS encoding ABC transporter permease, whose protein sequence is MVDFLSEAGAISRFAGKFFKQAFRAPFESKELFRQSFEIGYRSLSLVAITSFIIGLVLTLQSRPTLVEFGAEAWLPSMVGISIIREIGPVVIALICAGKIGSGIGAELGSMKVTEQIDAMEVSGTNPFKYIVVTRILSTTLTIPILIIIGDAVALYGSYLAINIRGSVSLTFFFKQVFDSLAFSDIIPAFVKSFFFGFAIGLIGCYKGYNSNKGTEGVGRSANSSVVIASLLVFLIDLVAVQITEFFGFL, encoded by the coding sequence ATGGTCGATTTTCTTAGTGAAGCCGGGGCTATTTCAAGATTTGCAGGCAAGTTTTTTAAGCAAGCATTCAGAGCACCTTTTGAATCAAAAGAATTGTTCAGACAATCTTTTGAAATCGGTTATCGGTCTTTATCACTTGTCGCTATAACTTCATTTATTATCGGTTTGGTACTCACTCTTCAATCCAGACCCACTCTTGTTGAGTTCGGAGCTGAAGCATGGCTTCCTTCAATGGTAGGTATTAGTATCATCAGAGAGATTGGTCCCGTTGTGATAGCGTTAATTTGTGCTGGAAAAATTGGTTCCGGTATCGGTGCAGAACTTGGTTCAATGAAAGTCACTGAGCAGATCGATGCAATGGAAGTTAGTGGTACAAATCCTTTTAAGTATATTGTTGTTACTCGAATATTGAGTACAACATTAACGATACCAATTCTGATTATTATCGGAGATGCTGTTGCATTGTATGGCTCTTATCTGGCCATTAATATTCGGGGTTCTGTAAGCCTCACTTTCTTTTTTAAACAGGTTTTTGACAGTCTGGCATTCAGCGATATTATTCCTGCATTTGTAAAATCTTTCTTTTTCGGATTTGCAATTGGACTTATCGGTTGTTATAAGGGCTATAACTCAAATAAAGGAACTGAAGGTGTTGGAAGATCAGCGAATTCATCAGTTGTCATTGCTTCTTTACTGGTATTCCTTATTGACCTTGTTGCTGTACAAATAACAGAATTCTTCGGATTTTTATAA
- a CDS encoding pseudouridine synthase, whose protein sequence is MSDHKHYLIHKPFGFLSQFACDLKKKKLLGQLGEFPEGIMAIGRLDEDSEGLLLLTTDGKVSENVRSKKVEKEYYAQVDGQITDEAILKLTEGVEIGIRDVKYQTLPCKAFRLNTDPGFPPRTRKIRDDRHGPTSWVSIILTEGKNRQVRKMTAAAGFPTLRLVRVRVGENKLGDLKAGEIREVDSFL, encoded by the coding sequence ATGTCAGATCACAAGCATTATTTAATTCACAAACCATTTGGCTTCTTAAGCCAGTTTGCATGCGATCTCAAGAAAAAAAAGTTACTGGGACAACTAGGTGAATTTCCGGAGGGGATAATGGCTATTGGGCGATTAGACGAAGACAGTGAAGGGTTGTTGTTGCTAACCACAGATGGTAAAGTCAGCGAAAATGTCCGCAGTAAAAAAGTTGAAAAGGAATATTACGCTCAGGTTGATGGTCAGATCACCGATGAAGCAATTTTAAAATTAACCGAAGGTGTTGAAATTGGAATCAGAGACGTAAAATATCAGACGCTACCATGTAAAGCTTTTAGACTGAATACTGATCCGGGATTTCCGCCACGTACAAGAAAAATCCGCGACGACAGACACGGACCTACAAGTTGGGTTTCGATTATTCTTACTGAAGGTAAAAACAGACAGGTAAGAAAAATGACTGCTGCTGCAGGTTTTCCAACATTACGATTAGTAAGAGTAAGAGTTGGTGAAAATAAGTTAGGTGATTTAAAAGCCGGAGAAATCAGAGAAGTTGACAGCTTTTTATAG
- a CDS encoding acetyl-CoA hydrolase/transferase family protein — translation MINYQSAEDAIRLIKNNERVFVHGGAATPNLLIDTLALNTGNLSGIEFVHIHTEGETNYSNPGFRNSFHTNSFFIGANLRPFVNSSNVQYVPVFLSEIPSLFRKGVMPLDTALIQVSPPDQHGYCSLGVSVDIAKAATDVALKIIALVNPKMPRSHGDGQIHISKIAAAVFHEHDLYELKQSHLSETELAIGKNIAEIIEDGATLQMGIGGIPNAVLQCLNNHKDLGIHTEMFSDGILPLVEKGVINGRLKKKHTGKIVSAFAMGTRKLYDFINDNPMVAMLDVSYVNDTSVIRKNDKMTAINSAVEIDLSGQVCSDSIGNRIISGVGGQMDFIRGASLSEGGKPIIAISSVTSKGESKIVPFLKQGAGVVTTRAHVHFVATEFGIVDLYGKNLAQRAKALISIAHPDHREELSKKAYEFYGG, via the coding sequence ATGATCAATTATCAATCAGCTGAAGATGCTATCAGATTAATCAAAAACAATGAAAGAGTTTTTGTACATGGTGGAGCAGCAACTCCAAACTTATTGATAGATACTCTGGCTTTGAATACCGGAAATTTATCGGGCATTGAATTTGTTCATATTCATACAGAAGGCGAAACAAATTATTCGAATCCCGGATTCAGGAATTCGTTTCATACAAACAGTTTTTTCATTGGTGCAAACCTACGTCCCTTCGTCAACAGTTCAAATGTACAGTATGTTCCCGTTTTTCTCAGCGAAATTCCGTCCTTGTTCCGTAAAGGTGTAATGCCTCTCGATACTGCTCTCATTCAAGTCTCTCCACCTGATCAACATGGTTATTGCTCATTAGGTGTATCAGTTGATATTGCTAAAGCAGCAACGGATGTTGCTTTAAAAATTATTGCTCTGGTCAATCCTAAGATGCCACGTTCACATGGCGACGGACAAATACATATAAGTAAAATCGCGGCTGCCGTTTTTCACGAGCATGATCTTTATGAATTAAAACAATCTCATCTTAGTGAAACTGAATTAGCAATTGGGAAAAATATTGCAGAAATAATTGAGGATGGTGCAACTTTGCAAATGGGTATTGGAGGAATTCCTAATGCAGTACTTCAATGTTTAAATAATCATAAAGATCTTGGTATCCATACTGAAATGTTTTCTGATGGTATTCTGCCTTTGGTAGAAAAGGGTGTTATCAATGGCCGGTTGAAAAAGAAACATACCGGTAAAATTGTAAGTGCCTTTGCAATGGGTACACGTAAATTGTATGACTTTATAAATGATAATCCGATGGTTGCTATGCTTGATGTATCATATGTAAATGATACGTCTGTGATCCGTAAGAATGATAAAATGACGGCAATCAATAGTGCAGTTGAGATCGATCTGAGTGGACAAGTTTGTTCAGATTCTATCGGTAACAGAATTATAAGTGGAGTGGGTGGACAGATGGATTTTATCAGAGGTGCTTCTTTAAGTGAAGGCGGAAAACCAATCATCGCAATTTCATCTGTTACCTCCAAAGGGGAATCTAAAATAGTACCTTTTCTTAAGCAGGGAGCAGGAGTTGTTACAACCAGAGCGCATGTTCATTTCGTTGCTACAGAATTCGGAATTGTAGATCTGTATGGGAAAAATCTGGCACAAAGAGCAAAAGCACTTATTTCAATTGCCCATCCTGATCATCGTGAAGAACTTTCAAAAAAAGCATATGAATTTTACGGTGGCTGA
- the trxA gene encoding thioredoxin, with the protein MSKFNDIINSEVPTLVDFSATWCGPCKMMEPILQNLSKKVGNSARILKVDIDKNPAVANLYQIQSVPTLLLFVKGEIKWRQSGVVNEQHLAEIISKF; encoded by the coding sequence ATGTCAAAATTTAATGATATAATTAATTCAGAAGTTCCGACACTTGTAGATTTTTCTGCAACGTGGTGTGGTCCCTGCAAAATGATGGAGCCGATTTTACAGAATCTCTCAAAGAAGGTTGGAAATTCGGCACGAATACTGAAAGTCGATATTGATAAAAATCCAGCTGTTGCAAATTTATATCAAATACAAAGTGTACCTACACTTTTGCTCTTTGTCAAAGGAGAAATTAAATGGAGGCAATCAGGTGTTGTGAACGAACAACATCTTGCCGAAATAATTTCTAAGTTTTAA
- a CDS encoding DUF4397 domain-containing protein, which translates to MKKQFQNLFVAMLFTMGTIDAFSQAEIQIIHNSADPAADTVDVYVNGTLTLDNFAFRTATSFLPVPSGTLLDIGVAPGNSTSVNDTLKNFPVTLMAGQRYVAVANGVLDPMNFAMNPDAQSTAFTLFIRDNVKNVADSLTLVDFIAVHGSSDAPTVDVIARNVATLIDNVTYGGISNYLSVPPASYILDVTPGAGTPIVASFEADLSGLAGGSAVVFASGFLDPSSNQNGSSFGLFAALANGTVVEFPAISTARLQVIHNAADPAATTVDVYVNGNLLLDNFEFRTATPFIDVPADVLLNIGVAPGTSTSASDTLKNFEVTLANGGTYLAVANGVLNPASFDPNPDGSSTAFTLFLQDQMQEQAVNPTNVDFRAVHGSSDAPTVDVIARNVATLIDNVTYGGISNYLSVPPASYILDVTPGAGTPIVASFEADLSGLAGGSAVVFASGFLNPASNQNGPVFGLYAALANGTVVAFPAISTARLQVIHNAADPAASSVDVYVNGALLLDNFEFRTATPFIDVPAGVLLNIGVAPGTSTSASDTLKNFEVTLANGGTYLAIANGVLNPASFDLNPDAASTAFTLFLQDQMLEQSVNPTDIDLRVVHGASDAPTVDVVVGGNVLVDNASYSNITPYLSVPAGDYILDITPGSDNTTIVASFNAPLSTLGGKSAVVLASGFLSPATNQNGAAFGLLAVLADGTAILLNNTTSVLENNAANFKLYPNPANNYVQIEPEFSGTEYVVSITNGIGQLVKTETINNNSNTISVEGLSKGIYTVAVQDNNSRTVSKLIID; encoded by the coding sequence ATGAAAAAACAATTCCAAAACTTATTTGTTGCCATGCTTTTTACCATGGGAACAATTGACGCATTCAGCCAGGCTGAAATTCAAATCATTCATAATTCTGCGGATCCTGCAGCTGATACAGTCGATGTTTATGTAAACGGAACATTGACTCTTGACAATTTTGCTTTCAGAACTGCTACATCATTTCTGCCTGTTCCTTCAGGAACTTTACTTGATATCGGTGTTGCACCCGGAAACAGTACGAGCGTAAATGATACATTGAAAAATTTCCCTGTGACTTTAATGGCCGGGCAACGGTATGTAGCCGTTGCTAATGGTGTACTTGACCCAATGAATTTTGCAATGAATCCTGATGCGCAATCAACAGCATTTACATTATTCATCCGGGACAATGTGAAAAATGTTGCAGACTCATTGACTTTAGTTGATTTCATTGCGGTTCATGGTTCATCAGACGCACCGACAGTAGATGTGATAGCAAGAAATGTAGCGACGTTAATTGACAACGTAACCTATGGCGGGATTTCAAATTACTTGTCAGTACCACCAGCAAGCTATATTTTAGATGTTACACCGGGAGCCGGTACTCCCATCGTTGCATCCTTTGAAGCAGATCTTTCCGGTTTAGCGGGTGGAAGTGCTGTCGTTTTCGCTTCCGGATTTCTTGATCCATCATCAAATCAGAATGGATCTTCATTTGGATTGTTTGCTGCACTTGCAAATGGAACCGTTGTAGAATTTCCGGCTATCAGCACGGCACGTTTACAGGTCATTCACAATGCTGCTGATCCTGCAGCTACAACAGTTGATGTTTATGTGAACGGCAATTTATTACTTGACAATTTTGAATTCAGAACTGCAACTCCATTTATTGATGTGCCTGCTGACGTTTTATTAAACATTGGTGTTGCACCGGGAACAAGTACATCTGCTTCAGATACATTAAAGAATTTTGAAGTAACACTTGCAAATGGTGGAACATATCTGGCAGTTGCAAATGGTGTATTGAACCCGGCGTCTTTTGATCCAAACCCGGATGGAAGTTCAACTGCATTTACTTTGTTTCTGCAAGACCAAATGCAAGAGCAAGCCGTAAATCCAACCAATGTTGATTTCCGTGCTGTTCATGGGTCAAGTGATGCACCAACAGTAGATGTTATTGCAAGAAATGTAGCAACTTTGATTGACAATGTTACTTACGGTGGAATTTCAAATTACTTGTCAGTTCCTCCGGCTAGTTATATTTTAGATGTAACTCCTGGAGCAGGAACTCCAATAGTTGCATCTTTTGAAGCTGACCTTTCCGGTCTTGCTGGTGGAAGTGCAGTTGTTTTTGCATCAGGATTTCTTAATCCGGCTTCCAATCAAAATGGACCTGTTTTCGGACTTTATGCTGCACTTGCAAACGGAACAGTTGTGGCATTTCCGGCAATTAGTACAGCACGATTGCAAGTTATACACAATGCTGCTGACCCTGCAGCTTCTTCAGTTGATGTGTATGTAAATGGTGCTTTGCTACTCGACAACTTTGAATTCAGAACTGCCACTCCATTCATCGATGTACCTGCAGGTGTTTTGTTAAATATCGGTGTAGCTCCGGGAACCAGCACTTCTGCGTCAGATACATTAAAGAATTTTGAAGTTACCCTTGCAAATGGCGGAACATATCTTGCAATTGCAAATGGGGTTTTGAATCCCGCATCATTTGATCTAAACCCTGACGCAGCTTCAACTGCATTCACATTGTTTTTACAAGATCAAATGCTTGAACAATCAGTAAATCCAACTGATATTGATCTTCGTGTTGTGCATGGTGCTAGTGATGCTCCAACAGTTGATGTTGTTGTTGGTGGAAATGTTCTGGTCGACAATGCATCCTATTCTAATATAACGCCATACTTATCGGTACCAGCCGGAGATTATATACTTGACATTACTCCCGGCAGTGACAACACAACTATTGTTGCTAGCTTCAATGCCCCTCTATCAACATTAGGAGGAAAATCGGCAGTAGTTCTTGCATCAGGTTTTTTAAGTCCTGCTACAAATCAAAACGGTGCTGCTTTTGGTTTATTAGCTGTACTTGCTGATGGAACTGCCATTCTGCTAAACAATACAACATCTGTATTAGAAAATAACGCAGCAAACTTCAAATTGTATCCAAATCCTGCAAACAATTATGTACAAATTGAACCTGAATTTTCAGGCACTGAATATGTGGTTAGTATTACGAATGGTATTGGTCAGTTGGTAAAGACAGAAACAATTAACAATAACAGCAATACTATTTCCGTAGAAGGACTTAGTAAAGGAATTTATACGGTCGCAGTTCAGGATAATAACTCAAGAACAGTGTCTAAATTGATAATAGATTAA
- a CDS encoding response regulator, whose translation MIIDDTYVDRYIAERNLLKYEFAEEVIVKESADEALAYLKSIGQNDELIPELIFLDIRMPDIDGFGFLKEYETLSPYIKSHCIIIMLSTSLNPEDHNLAASSPYVREFINKPLDRTKIEELRNAFDIVKTGS comes from the coding sequence ATGATAATAGATGACACCTATGTAGATCGGTATATTGCAGAAAGAAATCTTCTTAAATATGAATTTGCAGAAGAAGTTATTGTAAAAGAATCAGCTGATGAAGCATTGGCATATTTAAAATCAATTGGCCAAAATGATGAATTGATTCCTGAGTTGATATTTCTGGATATCAGAATGCCGGATATTGATGGATTTGGATTCTTAAAAGAATATGAAACATTATCTCCTTATATAAAATCTCATTGCATAATAATTATGCTTTCAACTTCACTGAATCCTGAAGATCATAACCTTGCAGCCAGCAGTCCATATGTAAGAGAGTTTATCAACAAGCCACTCGACAGAACTAAAATTGAAGAATTGCGGAACGCTTTTGATATTGTTAAAACGGGAAGTTGA
- a CDS encoding S8 family peptidase, translating to MKKLLLLIQCCIIVTTALSQNNSAKLSPFTRILLKEIESNGEKFIPSSKYVYKNIGNRIYISAIVKILPVFDEAQFNSYEVIVGTKAGFIRTVQIPYEKFVAFTKLSGVNYIQIDEPVYPTLDNARIDTRVDSVHNGYSLPMRYNGDGVVMGVVDVGFDFKHPAFFDTTGVNYRIKKVWLQKDNSGTAPAGYTYGTEETDSVALWNIGTDAINATHGTHVAGICAGSGYRSPMTHRRFRGVGYKTDLVMVGITPTKDQWINTGVSDMIDGIQYIFDYATSVSKPAVVNLSWGSPLGPHDGTGLFSQALDNLTGPGRIFVCSAGNNGEDSIHIQKQFSPSDTIVQTFLSIADSPEGQKTWVDIWGEAGKSFCLNISLLNNSIISSTGIICLDDSVHTLHLLDSNNDTCSVTIVTAASEFNGKPRIFVDFDNRATDSILIAITATDGRVNMWNSFVSNTSGYYGAFKGYNKPNVVSGDFELTVSDIASTISAISVGAYASKIQWTNILGDPYTYAPYVAKGNLVPFSSHGPTSDGRVKPDIAGPGMTVGSAISSYDSSFMTTGNSYLYVINKFHDSSNNHDYPYGMLSGTSMSSPAVSGITSLLLQVKPDLSPQEIKDIYTLTAIKDNFTGIIPVGGNNTWGNGKVNAIGSVLRAVQLVTNVNTVSNTGIACSVFPNPNEGNFSVDYQGTGAGMLKLDCFDVTGKLVTNTEWKTNDGFNTNVFNWSDLSNRAYYLHISGKEGRAVIKMIISR from the coding sequence ATGAAGAAATTACTACTCTTAATCCAGTGTTGCATTATTGTCACAACTGCCTTGTCACAAAATAATTCAGCAAAACTCTCTCCATTTACCAGAATATTACTGAAGGAGATTGAATCAAATGGTGAAAAGTTTATTCCATCTTCGAAATATGTATATAAAAATATTGGTAACAGAATTTATATCAGTGCAATTGTTAAAATTCTCCCGGTATTTGATGAAGCTCAATTTAACAGTTATGAAGTAATTGTGGGAACCAAGGCAGGATTTATCAGAACAGTTCAGATTCCGTATGAAAAGTTTGTGGCCTTTACAAAATTGTCCGGTGTGAATTATATTCAAATCGACGAACCTGTTTATCCTACACTCGACAATGCAAGAATAGATACCCGGGTGGATTCTGTTCATAATGGTTATTCACTACCCATGCGTTACAATGGAGATGGGGTAGTAATGGGTGTTGTAGATGTTGGATTCGATTTTAAACATCCTGCATTTTTTGATACAACCGGAGTGAATTACAGAATAAAAAAAGTGTGGTTACAAAAAGACAATTCCGGAACCGCTCCTGCCGGATATACTTATGGAACAGAAGAAACAGATTCAGTTGCATTGTGGAATATCGGAACGGATGCTATCAACGCAACACATGGAACACATGTTGCAGGAATTTGTGCCGGGTCAGGTTACCGCAGTCCGATGACTCACCGCAGATTCAGAGGTGTTGGATATAAAACTGATCTTGTAATGGTAGGTATTACTCCAACAAAAGATCAATGGATCAATACCGGTGTATCTGATATGATTGATGGGATTCAATATATTTTTGATTATGCAACTTCAGTAAGTAAACCTGCTGTCGTAAATTTAAGCTGGGGTAGCCCGCTTGGTCCGCATGATGGCACCGGTTTGTTTAGTCAGGCATTGGATAATCTAACCGGCCCCGGAAGAATTTTTGTTTGCTCAGCAGGAAATAATGGCGAAGATTCAATTCATATTCAGAAACAATTTTCGCCATCAGATACTATTGTGCAAACTTTTCTTTCTATTGCTGATAGCCCGGAAGGACAAAAAACATGGGTTGACATCTGGGGCGAAGCAGGTAAATCATTTTGCCTGAATATTTCTTTGTTAAATAATTCAATTATTTCTTCGACAGGTATTATTTGCCTTGACGATAGTGTTCATACTTTACACCTTCTTGATTCCAATAATGATACTTGTTCCGTTACAATAGTTACTGCTGCAAGTGAGTTCAATGGCAAGCCGAGAATCTTCGTTGACTTCGATAACAGAGCTACAGACTCCATTCTGATCGCAATTACTGCAACTGATGGAAGAGTCAATATGTGGAACAGTTTTGTTTCAAATACTTCCGGATATTATGGAGCATTCAAAGGCTATAATAAGCCAAATGTTGTAAGTGGTGATTTCGAACTCACAGTTTCGGATATCGCAAGCACCATTTCTGCTATAAGTGTAGGTGCCTATGCTTCAAAGATTCAATGGACCAATATACTTGGAGATCCTTATACTTATGCACCTTATGTTGCTAAAGGAAATCTTGTTCCTTTCTCCAGTCATGGACCTACATCTGACGGACGGGTTAAACCTGATATTGCCGGTCCGGGTATGACTGTTGGTTCTGCAATCAGTTCTTATGATAGTTCATTTATGACCACAGGTAATAGTTATTTGTATGTGATCAATAAATTTCATGATTCTTCAAACAATCATGATTACCCTTACGGAATGTTAAGCGGTACATCGATGTCTTCGCCGGCAGTTTCGGGAATCACATCACTTCTGTTACAGGTAAAACCTGATTTATCCCCGCAGGAAATTAAAGATATTTATACTTTGACAGCTATCAAAGATAATTTCACCGGCATAATTCCTGTGGGCGGGAATAATACATGGGGCAATGGAAAAGTAAATGCAATCGGTTCAGTTTTGCGTGCAGTTCAACTGGTGACGAATGTAAATACAGTTTCAAATACAGGTATTGCATGCAGTGTATTTCCGAATCCTAATGAAGGTAATTTTTCTGTCGACTATCAGGGTACAGGCGCAGGCATGCTGAAGTTGGATTGTTTCGATGTGACAGGAAAATTAGTTACGAATACAGAATGGAAAACGAATGATGGCTTTAATACCAATGTATTTAATTGGTCCGATTTATCAAATCGGGCTTATTACCTGCATATCTCAGGGAAAGAAGGCCGGGCAGTAATAAAAATGATCATTTCCCGGTGA